Proteins encoded within one genomic window of Panicum virgatum strain AP13 chromosome 1N, P.virgatum_v5, whole genome shotgun sequence:
- the LOC120655772 gene encoding alpha-1,3-mannosyl-glycoprotein 2-beta-N-acetylglucosaminyltransferase-like: MARSPCDLRLLLLAATVAFIYIQVRLFATQSHYADRLAEAEKSENQCTSQLKSLIDQVSMQQEKIVALEEMKIRQDEERAHLKILIQDLEKRSVQKLLNKNVVPVAAVVIMACNRPDYLERTVESILKYQTSVASKFPLFISQDGTNGAVKKKALDYKQITYMQHLNLEPVRTERPGELTAYYKIAKHYKWALDELFIKHNFARVIILEDDMEIAPDFFDYFEAAAKLLDNDKTIMAVSSWNDNGQKQFVNDPKALYRSDFFPGLGWMLTKSTWLELSPKWPKAYWDDWVRLKEIHGNRQFIRPEICRTYNFGKHGSSLGQFFEQYLEPIKLNDVHIDWNSEDLSYLGEDKFSTKFGKEVASATPLHGSDAVLKAHSMAADVRIQYDDQEDFERIARQFGIFEEWKDGIPRTAYKGVVVFRYKSSRRRIFLVSPDSLRQLGV; the protein is encoded by the exons ATGGCTCGAAGCCCCTgcgacctccgcctcctcctccttgctgcCACTGTAGCTTTCATCTACATCCAG GTGCGCCTCTTCGCAACACAATCCCACTATGCTGACCGTCTTGCAGAAGCA GAAAAATCTGAAAATCAATGCACCAGTCAATTAAAGTCCTTGATTGATCAAGTCAGCATGCAGCAGGAGAAGATTGTAGCATTGGAAG AGATGAAGATACGGCAAGATGAAGAACGTGCACATCTGAAGATTCTCATACAGGATCTTGAAA AAAGGAGCGTGCAGAAGTTACTAAACAAGAATGTGGttcctgttgctgctgttgtcATAATGGCTTGCAATCGACCGGACTATTTGGAGAGAACAGTTGAATCTATCCTGAA GTATCAGACATCAGTTGCTTCAAAGTTTCCGCTTTTTATATCTCAG GATGGAACAAATGGAGCTGTGAAAAAGAAAGCTTTGGATTATAAACAGATAACATATATGCAG CATTTAAATCTTGAACCCGTGCGAACTGAAAGGCCAGGGGAATTGACAGCATATTACAAGATTGCTA AACATTATAAGTGGGCCTTAGATGAGCTATTCATTAAACATAACTTTGCTCGAGTAATCATTCTAGAAG ATGACATGGAGATTGCCCCGGATTTTTTTGACTACTTCGAGGCTGCAGCTAAATTACTTGATAATGACAA GACAATTATGGCCGTTTCTTCTTGGAACGACAATGGGCAAAAGCAGTTTGTTAACGACCCAA AAGCACTTTACCGCTCGGATTTCTTTCCTGGGCTTGGATGGATGTTAACAAAGTCCACTTGGCTTGAACTGTCACCAAAGTGGCCAAAAGC TTATTGGGATGATTGGGTGAGGCTAAAGGAGATACATGGAAACAGGCAATTCATACGTCCGGAAATCTGTAGAACATACAATTTTGGCAAACAT GGATCAAGCTTGGGACAATTCTTCGAGCAATATTTGGAACCCATTAAGTTAAATGATGTTCAT ATTGACTGGAATTCAGAGGATCTGAGTTACCTTGGGGAG GATAAGTTTTCAACCAAATTTGGAAAAGAGGTGGCTAGTGCCACGCCTCTCCATGGATCAGATGCTGTGTTGAAAGCCCACAGCATGGCTGCAGATGTAAGGATCCAATACGATGATCAGGAAGACTTTGAGCGGATAGCTCGTCAATTTGGAATATTCGAAGAATGGAAG GATGGCATCCCAAGAACTGCTTACAAAGGAGTAGTGGTCTTCCGGTACAAGAGTAGTAGAAGGCGGATATTTCTTGTGAGCCCAGATTCTCTTCGTCAGCTTGGGGTGTAG